The following are from one region of the Acidobacteriota bacterium genome:
- a CDS encoding transposase family protein, whose protein sequence is MRVTTVLRRLLRAMPLYVEQVRISTTGMLSVSARPSWRRSGCGACGRRAPRYDRQPARLWPSSAVGRVRYARWGGSCGRSGVRVVQVSWAAHGSTFTAPLEEMAAYLAQVTDRTMASRLVGVSWPAVGGIVERVVARRLDATRLARLRRVDEFSYRKRPPLY, encoded by the coding sequence ATGCGTGTGACCACGGTACTACGCCGACTACTTCGTGCCATGCCGTTGTACGTCGAGCAGGTGCGCATCAGCACGACGGGAATGTTGAGCGTGTCGGCGCGGCCGTCGTGGCGGCGGTCAGGATGCGGTGCGTGCGGCCGCCGGGCGCCGCGCTACGACCGGCAGCCGGCTCGGTTGTGGCCGTCATCTGCCGTGGGTCGGGTACGGTATGCCCGGTGGGGGGGATCGTGCGGTCGCTCCGGGGTTCGGGTGGTGCAGGTGTCGTGGGCAGCGCACGGCAGCACGTTCACGGCGCCACTTGAGGAGATGGCGGCGTATCTGGCACAGGTGACGGACCGGACGATGGCGAGTCGTCTGGTGGGGGTTTCCTGGCCGGCGGTGGGCGGCATCGTCGAGCGCGTGGTGGCTCGCCGTCTGGACGCGACGAGGCTGGCCCGGCTGCGACGGGTCGACGAGTTCAGCTATCGGAAGCGTCCACCACTATACTGA
- a CDS encoding transposase, producing MGSVHHYTDSGGRPWPPACGVGGPGRKAETLEQFFDRLEPAGCACIELVTADLAASYGKVLRAGVPQARVVYDRFYVERLTTDAVDEVRRTEQRRLGKTSGKMQEDVLCAAEASGASEAGRSAISPAEPSPGPRLRVEGVPGDDPRAGQARRGQRDKWIGRRGHVWHRSSGSRGRSVSTLRGSSRTWTPG from the coding sequence ATCGGAAGCGTCCACCACTATACTGACAGTGGTGGTCGACCATGGCCGCCGGCGTGTGGTGTGGGCGGGCCGGGGCGCAAGGCCGAGACGCTGGAGCAGTTCTTCGACCGGTTGGAACCGGCCGGTTGTGCCTGCATCGAACTGGTGACTGCGGACCTGGCGGCGAGCTACGGCAAGGTGCTGCGGGCGGGCGTGCCGCAGGCGCGGGTGGTCTACGACCGGTTTTACGTTGAGCGGCTGACCACCGACGCCGTCGACGAGGTCCGCCGCACCGAGCAACGCCGCCTGGGGAAGACGTCGGGCAAGATGCAAGAGGACGTGCTATGCGCTGCTGAAGCATCCGGCGCGTCTGAAGCCGGGCGAAGCGCGATCTCGCCGGCAGAACCGAGCCCTGGACCGCGCCTACGAGTTGAAGGAGTACCGGGCGACGATCCTCGAGCAGGCCAAGCCCGCCGAGGCCAACGAGACAAATGGATTGGGCGGCGCGGTCACGTCTGGCACCGTTCGTCGGGCTCGCGCGGACGATCCGTAAGCACGCTGCGGGGATCCTCGCGTACCTGGACACCCGGATGA
- a CDS encoding transposase: MDWAARSRLAPFVGLARTIRKHAAGILAYLDTRMTNGTVEGINSKLRVSARRACHGFHSHGPLISMLYLCCGGIELAPPLTTRL, from the coding sequence ATGGATTGGGCGGCGCGGTCACGTCTGGCACCGTTCGTCGGGCTCGCGCGGACGATCCGTAAGCACGCTGCGGGGATCCTCGCGTACCTGGACACCCGGATGACGAACGGGACGGTCGAGGGGATCAACAGCAAGCTCCGGGTCAGCGCGCGGCGCGCCTGCCACGGGTTTCACTCTCACGGCCCGCTCATCTCGATGCTCTATCTCTGCTGTGGAGGCATCGAGCTGGCTCCACCCCTAACCACACGACTCTGA
- a CDS encoding PQQ-binding-like beta-propeller repeat protein → MSAIRWALVVCLVLTAGQALAQSSSRFVPVTDEALQDPDAADWLMWRRTLDGWGYSPLDQIDRDNVGDLRMVWTRALAPGLQQGTPLVHDGVMYMPNPRDVIQALDGASGDLLWEYRRSLPEDVDEFLITVLAEINRNLAIYDDLIIDTSVDDYVFALDASTGRLAWETEILDYRTHPANQTSGPIIADGKVISGRSCTPQGGPDACVITAHDARTGAELWRTRTIPAPGEPGDESWGDVPYEERKHVGAWMVPSYDPALNLIYIGTSVTSPAPKFMLGGIDRKHLYHNSTLALDADTGEIAWYYQHLNDHWDLDHPFERLLLDTAVAPDPATVPWINPRLRYGEVRKVVTGIPGKTGIVYTLDRETGEFLWATPTVTQNVISGIDGATGAVTENPEVVFTGDGQTVLACPTLVGGKDWEAGAYSPQTGLMYFPLRNACARMMATAGSDSVATSLYALAVRSELAPGTEQLGTVQAISPETGELAWKYEQRAATTSLVATGGGLVFGGDLNGRFRALDAETGDVLWEVNLGSPITGFPIAFAVDGRQYVAVSTGSSRTLVYFAPLTPELRPSMGNNLFVFALQN, encoded by the coding sequence ATGTCTGCGATCCGTTGGGCATTGGTAGTGTGTCTCGTGCTGACTGCGGGCCAGGCGTTGGCGCAGTCGAGCAGTCGCTTCGTCCCGGTGACGGACGAGGCGCTGCAGGATCCCGATGCGGCCGACTGGCTCATGTGGCGGCGGACGCTCGACGGCTGGGGCTACAGCCCGCTGGATCAAATCGATCGCGACAACGTGGGCGACCTGCGAATGGTCTGGACGCGAGCCCTGGCGCCGGGGCTCCAGCAGGGCACGCCACTCGTCCATGACGGCGTCATGTATATGCCCAACCCGCGGGACGTGATCCAGGCCCTCGACGGCGCCAGCGGCGATCTCCTGTGGGAATACCGGCGGTCGCTCCCCGAGGACGTGGACGAGTTCCTCATCACCGTCCTCGCCGAGATCAACCGCAATCTGGCCATCTACGACGATCTCATCATCGACACCAGCGTCGACGACTACGTCTTCGCCCTCGATGCGTCGACGGGCCGGCTGGCCTGGGAGACCGAGATTCTCGACTACCGGACGCATCCCGCCAACCAGACCTCCGGACCGATCATCGCCGACGGCAAGGTCATCTCGGGGCGGAGCTGCACCCCGCAGGGTGGACCGGACGCGTGCGTCATCACGGCGCACGACGCCCGGACCGGTGCGGAGCTGTGGCGGACGCGCACCATTCCCGCGCCCGGCGAACCGGGCGACGAGAGCTGGGGCGACGTGCCCTACGAGGAGCGCAAGCACGTCGGCGCCTGGATGGTGCCCAGCTACGACCCGGCCCTGAACCTCATCTACATCGGCACGTCGGTGACGTCGCCCGCCCCGAAGTTCATGCTCGGCGGGATCGACAGGAAGCACCTGTACCACAACTCCACGCTGGCCCTCGACGCCGACACGGGCGAGATCGCCTGGTACTACCAGCACCTCAACGACCATTGGGATCTCGATCACCCGTTCGAGCGCCTGCTGCTCGACACCGCCGTCGCGCCGGATCCGGCAACCGTGCCCTGGATCAATCCGCGGCTGCGGTACGGCGAGGTCCGCAAGGTCGTGACCGGGATTCCCGGCAAGACCGGTATCGTCTACACCCTCGACCGCGAGACCGGCGAGTTCCTGTGGGCGACGCCGACGGTCACGCAGAACGTGATCAGCGGCATCGACGGCGCCACCGGCGCGGTCACCGAGAACCCGGAGGTCGTCTTCACGGGCGACGGGCAGACGGTGCTGGCCTGCCCGACCCTGGTGGGCGGCAAGGACTGGGAGGCGGGGGCCTACAGCCCACAGACGGGGCTGATGTACTTCCCGCTGCGCAACGCCTGTGCGCGGATGATGGCCACGGCCGGCAGCGACAGCGTCGCCACGTCGCTCTATGCGCTCGCCGTGCGGAGCGAGCTTGCGCCCGGCACCGAGCAGCTCGGCACCGTCCAGGCGATCTCCCCGGAGACCGGCGAGCTCGCCTGGAAGTACGAGCAGCGGGCCGCCACCACCTCGCTCGTGGCGACCGGCGGCGGACTCGTGTTCGGCGGCGACCTCAACGGCCGGTTCCGCGCCCTGGACGCGGAGACCGGGGACGTGCTGTGGGAGGTGAACCTGGGCTCGCCGATCACCGGGTTTCCGATCGCGTTCGCCGTCGACGGCCGGCAGTACGTCGCGGTCAGCACGGGCAGCTCGCGCACCCTGGTGTACTTCGCGCCGCTGACGCCGGAGCTTCGCCCGAGCATGGGCAACAACCTGTTTGTCTTCGCCTTACAGAACTGA
- a CDS encoding peptidase, producing the protein MRHKALRALHERDDAARLPAGLVPRIRRILFRLQEAAHPGSADAPGFRLHPLKGDRAGQWSVRVSGNWRVVFRFEDGEAVDVDLIDYH; encoded by the coding sequence ATCAGGCACAAGGCTCTGCGCGCGCTGCACGAGCGGGACGATGCCGCGCGGCTGCCTGCGGGCTTGGTGCCACGGATCCGGCGCATTCTGTTCCGGCTGCAAGAGGCCGCGCATCCGGGCAGCGCCGACGCACCCGGCTTCCGGCTGCATCCCCTCAAGGGCGATCGCGCGGGCCAGTGGAGCGTCCGCGTCTCGGGCAACTGGCGCGTGGTGTTCCGCTTCGAGGACGGCGAGGCGGTCGACGTAGACCTGATCGACTATCACTGA
- a CDS encoding HigA family addiction module antidote protein yields MPNPPHLGELIRESMDDVGWNVTETAARLGCERGTLSRLLNGKAGVSAKMALALEEIGWGTADHWMRMQASYELAQARRGRAAAGRRVGALHA; encoded by the coding sequence ATGCCGAACCCGCCGCACCTGGGCGAACTGATCCGAGAAAGCATGGACGACGTGGGCTGGAACGTGACCGAGACGGCGGCGCGTCTCGGCTGCGAGCGCGGCACGCTGTCGCGCCTGTTGAACGGCAAGGCGGGGGTGTCGGCGAAAATGGCGCTGGCGTTGGAGGAGATCGGCTGGGGCACCGCCGACCACTGGATGCGGATGCAGGCGAGCTACGAGCTTGCGCAGGCGCGGCGGGGCCGGGCCGCTGCCGGGCGGCGCGTGGGCGCATTGCACGCTTGA
- a CDS encoding redoxin domain-containing protein, producing MPIPAGQPAPDLSVSAWVQGAATNLDQQRGNVVLMEVFQVNCPGCFFSAIPEAIKVHDRFAGRPVTVLGIATAFEDWDKNTFDNLQRLAETGEVIGETRLMLDRAGLLDDGRLRYRIPFPLAMDELVAVAGDATREQAVAAIRPQVPVFDTLPEAHQSQLIDRVTTYLKSREYAPTTFDRYALQGTPSTIVVDKRGTLREITFGQVGELAPTIQALLDE from the coding sequence ATGCCCATTCCCGCCGGCCAACCCGCCCCCGACCTCAGCGTTTCCGCCTGGGTGCAGGGCGCCGCCACGAACCTGGATCAACAGCGCGGCAACGTGGTCCTGATGGAGGTCTTCCAGGTCAACTGCCCCGGCTGCTTCTTCAGCGCCATACCCGAAGCGATCAAGGTCCACGACCGCTTCGCCGGCCGGCCGGTCACGGTTCTCGGCATCGCCACCGCCTTCGAGGACTGGGACAAGAACACCTTCGACAACCTGCAGCGGCTTGCGGAGACCGGCGAAGTGATTGGCGAGACCCGTCTGATGCTGGATCGGGCCGGCCTGCTCGACGACGGCAGGCTCCGCTATCGCATCCCGTTCCCGCTCGCCATGGACGAGCTGGTCGCGGTCGCCGGCGACGCTACGCGGGAACAGGCGGTGGCCGCCATTCGCCCTCAGGTTCCCGTCTTCGATACGCTTCCCGAAGCGCACCAGAGCCAGTTGATCGACCGGGTGACAACGTACCTGAAGTCCCGCGAGTACGCGCCAACGACGTTCGATCGGTACGCGCTCCAGGGCACGCCGTCGACCATCGTCGTCGACAAGCGGGGTACGCTTCGGGAGATCACCTTCGGCCAGGTCGGCGAACTCGCCCCCACGATCCAGGCCCTCCTCGACGAGTGA
- a CDS encoding ATP-binding protein, giving the protein MWIDRHIEPLLMQRAATRPVVVLTGARQTGKTSLMRRLFPNHAFVTLDLPSEAEQAERDPDTFLARHPPPVILDEVQYAPGLFRHLKAATDRERGRYGAFLLTGSQPLGLMKSVSDSLAGRAAVIELEPLSFAEARAAHPELSTEEFLVRGGFPELYENRDIDAEGFLRSYVATYLQRDLRQLLQVSSLRDFERFLRAAALRSAQLLNRADLARDTGISGSTAAAWLSALAASHQLMLLEPWFANRTKGLVKRPKLYLRDAGLAAFLCGVHTTEALHSSPLTGALWETFVCAEIRRAQSNRRGGWDFHFRADRAREADFLLHRAGTFHLADAKWTEHPDTRDAGALRRIARDLPPGSVRSLSIFCRAPNAYPLGDDAHAVPLDAPDALAAWM; this is encoded by the coding sequence ATGTGGATCGACCGTCACATCGAGCCGCTCCTCATGCAGCGCGCTGCGACGCGGCCGGTCGTGGTGCTGACCGGCGCCCGGCAGACCGGCAAGACCAGCCTGATGCGCCGGCTCTTCCCGAACCACGCCTTCGTGACCCTCGATCTGCCGAGCGAGGCGGAGCAGGCCGAGCGCGATCCCGATACCTTTCTCGCGCGGCACCCGCCGCCCGTCATTCTGGACGAGGTGCAGTATGCGCCCGGCCTGTTCCGGCACCTGAAGGCGGCGACTGATCGCGAGCGCGGACGTTACGGCGCTTTCCTGCTGACCGGATCGCAGCCGCTCGGCCTGATGAAGTCGGTCTCGGACTCGCTGGCGGGGCGCGCCGCGGTCATCGAGCTCGAGCCGCTCTCGTTCGCGGAGGCGAGAGCCGCACACCCCGAGCTATCCACCGAGGAGTTCCTCGTGCGGGGCGGCTTCCCCGAGCTGTACGAGAATCGCGACATCGACGCCGAGGGCTTCCTCCGCTCGTACGTAGCGACCTACCTGCAACGGGACCTGCGACAGCTCCTGCAAGTCTCCAGCCTGCGCGACTTCGAGCGCTTCCTGCGCGCCGCGGCGCTGCGCTCGGCGCAGTTGCTCAACCGCGCCGACCTCGCCCGCGACACCGGCATCAGCGGCTCCACCGCCGCCGCCTGGCTGTCGGCATTGGCCGCGTCGCATCAACTCATGCTGCTGGAGCCGTGGTTCGCGAACCGCACGAAGGGGCTGGTCAAGCGGCCGAAGCTGTACCTGCGCGATGCCGGCCTCGCTGCGTTTCTGTGCGGCGTGCACACCACCGAGGCACTGCATTCGTCGCCGCTGACCGGCGCGCTGTGGGAGACGTTCGTCTGCGCCGAGATCCGCCGCGCGCAGTCGAACCGGCGCGGCGGCTGGGACTTCCACTTCCGGGCCGACCGCGCGCGCGAAGCCGACTTCCTCCTGCACCGGGCGGGAACGTTTCACCTGGCGGACGCGAAGTGGACCGAGCACCCCGACACCCGCGACGCCGGCGCGCTGCGCAGGATCGCGCGCGATCTGCCGCCCGGCTCGGTCCGGTCGCTGTCGATCTTCTGCCGCGCCCCGAACGCCTACCCGCTGGGCGACGACGCGCACGCCGTGCCGCTCGATGCGCCGGATGCGCTAGCCGCCTGGATGTAG